Genomic window (Argopecten irradians isolate NY chromosome 2, Ai_NY, whole genome shotgun sequence):
CCCAACCATTGTCCACTTTCTGTTGCCACTACAAGTTTCTTTGGCTATATGTGACAGCACAGTTTCCACAGCTTCATAGCTGCATGGATTTACCATACAGGGATTCCCCATTGACACAGTTGGTGGAGACTCGGGGTGTTTAGCTTGGACAAATTTGTATGGGTCTGTGTGTATGAATGATGAAGAGGGGGTGGTGATGCCTGTCTTTTTGTGTGATCTTTGTTTCTGTATATGAGTGTCTATGATATCGTGAATGTGTCCGTTGTGTTCTTGTCTGAGATGGTACAACCGTGACTCTATGAACTGGTGCTGATATGTCTCAAATGACTGCTGGCTTGTTTCTACATAGCGTGTAACTGCTTCTAGTGTACGTATTTTGTCGTTAAACAGCCAGTGAAACGGAGAAAGTTGTGGCGAGGTTTGGATTGATGTGGAGAAAAGAGGAAGAATGTGGATGATGTTGGTGATAACACTTAATTTTGCTTTCGCATCATACCGAACTCTCCAGTTTCTACTAAGTACTTGATTGTTGTCAAAATATGTAACTATGTCTGATGTATGTGGACATGCAACGGGAATGGTGCTGTAGGATTTGATCCAGTTGAGGAGTGAAGAGTAACTACCTGATGGTGATGTTGCAGCATTTATCTGGACAGCACTCTTACTTCCGGTTAGAAAATATATGATAAGTGATGATGTAAAGGAAAGAGGTAACGTGATATTGAAAGCAGATGCGAGGTATATTTGTTCTATGGCTTTAACAATAGACAGGCATTGATTGATGTGTGTTGTTTGCATCAAAATTTGAGCACATGGACGTGAGAAAAGACACTAACAGTTTGTTTTGCTTCGAAAGCCAAGATTTAGGGTCATATGATTTTAAGATGTTGTCGTCCTTGTAATCCTCTTTACATGCCATTGCATCAGAAACCACTTTTGAACACAAAAACTGTCCAACCGTCTTGATAAGATTTAACATCTGTGTTTCTGGTATAATGTCATTGTTTATCATTTCAATAACCTTTTGGACATGAACCTCGTGAAAGGTCTGGTCGCTCTCATCAACAGGCTTAACTAAATTAAGCTCTGAATATTTTGCGCACAACACACACAAATAGGTTGATGTTCTGCATAAATAGTTATGTTCAATTAATGCCTGAACTACACATTTGCGAAATTTGTTTGCAGAGATCTTATGTATCTTGTTGTTTTCGCTGTGAGCGGGAACAAATTCCGAATGTTTTCGGCAGCTGCATTTTGGTTTCATCCtgctgaaaaaaaattgaacttcaTAACCTAATTTTCCTAAGTTTagttttgttgtttatgtgttCATTTGTAGAATAGTTATAAATATCCACTGCATAGATTAATTTattgtacaatttatttattttttattagtgTCATTAAGTCACTATTGTACTGTATCTACGTAATTATTATCAATAGTTAACCAATTTGAAgtgttatttaaataaaaatatataactaaatgtttattaaatcgtttaaaattatataacaaatttaaCACCCATGAAATCATAACCAGGTGTTATGTCAGTTATGGGCTGTCATACTTTTACACGTTGATTACATATGCGGGCGTAATATCCCGCTTTTGTTTTACACTTACTTGGTTGCAAGTCACTTCCGGTCAACCGTGTGCTTCGTTCGTGTGTGATGTGCAGTCCGTTGGAGTTTCAAGACAAAATATGAACGCTAAATGGGGTTTGCAGAGCTTTTATTGACATGTATTGCTGACAATGCaggtaaacaaacattttaaacatgatTTTCGAGACAAGGTACAGAAATTTGTAAAACGTGCAACACGCACGCCTTACCGTGCCGACACGTACTTTCATGTGACACAGGTGTGAA
Coding sequences:
- the LOC138312678 gene encoding uncharacterized protein produces the protein MQTTHINQCLSIVKAIEQIYLASAFNITLPLSFTSSLIIYFLTGSKSAVQINAATSPSGSYSSLLNWIKSYSTIPVACPHTSDIVTYFDNNQVLSRNWRVRYDAKAKLSVITNIIHILPLFSTSIQTSPQLSPFHWLFNDKIRTLEAVTRYVETSQQSFETYQHQFIESRLYHLRQEHNGHIHDIIDTHIQKQRSHKKTGITTPSSSFIHTDPYKFVQAKHPESPPTVSMGNPCMVNPCSYEAVETVLSHIAKETCSGNRKWTMVGCDGSPYILGSRLVEKVFVCPHCGDRIFGSNLLLSHLHDKHQHDATASDLPQFLKFKNILLQPGLGHVEINMVKCMFKLLWEVFFKDLAKMLGFNSPKAQLAAKSASDHHKSFQMVEIALFGMADELLVPYFRDRVERGKEVSATDYLSNWVSEVVDPNYLFVVSIVCNYLLSWK